One genomic window of Corynebacterium diphtheriae includes the following:
- a CDS encoding 4-(cytidine 5'-diphospho)-2-C-methyl-D-erythritol kinase — protein sequence MTSYAITAVASSKVNLHLGVGNARDDGYHELVTVFQSLSLHDTITVTPAADDMHDAEDQGIVATLSVSGDSAQAVPTDATNLAWQAAEKMYQAHRRNGGAPAKRVHIAIDKGIPVAGGMAGGSADAAATLAAMAQYLGNTVTEQEILSIAAQLGSDVPFTYLGDTRLGTGRGEQLVPVLSRGTYHWALAFSAQGLSTPEVFRKIDQMDRQPHLDVTALNAALLTGDPHKVAAHLHNDLQAAALSLRPELRTILEQGRAAGALAGIVSGSGPTCAFLCEDAETAQAVAAELSVHYRTAVATGPVRGAHVKGH from the coding sequence ATGACAAGTTACGCCATCACAGCGGTCGCCTCGTCAAAAGTCAACCTTCATCTTGGAGTCGGCAACGCGCGTGACGACGGCTACCACGAACTCGTCACCGTATTTCAATCACTGAGCCTGCACGACACCATCACGGTGACACCAGCCGCAGATGATATGCACGATGCCGAGGACCAAGGAATCGTCGCAACGCTGAGCGTGAGCGGCGACAGTGCCCAAGCCGTGCCTACCGACGCCACCAACCTCGCATGGCAGGCAGCCGAGAAAATGTATCAGGCACATCGTCGCAATGGTGGAGCCCCCGCCAAGCGCGTGCACATCGCCATCGACAAAGGGATTCCGGTCGCAGGCGGAATGGCCGGTGGATCGGCCGATGCCGCTGCCACGTTAGCAGCCATGGCACAGTACTTGGGCAACACCGTCACCGAGCAAGAAATCTTGAGCATTGCAGCTCAGCTGGGCTCCGACGTGCCCTTTACCTACCTCGGTGATACTCGGCTAGGAACAGGCCGCGGTGAACAACTCGTCCCAGTCTTATCGCGGGGAACCTACCATTGGGCACTGGCGTTTTCTGCGCAAGGCCTATCTACACCCGAGGTATTCCGCAAAATCGATCAGATGGACCGCCAACCGCATCTCGATGTCACCGCGCTGAACGCAGCGCTGCTTACGGGAGATCCCCATAAAGTAGCAGCGCATTTGCACAATGATCTCCAAGCAGCGGCGCTTTCACTACGCCCCGAATTACGCACCATCCTAGAACAAGGTCGTGCCGCTGGAGCACTGGCCGGAATCGTATCGGGATCCGGACCCACCTGTGCCTTCCTTTGCGAAGATGCCGAAACTGCCCAAGCAGTAGCCGCGGAATTAAGCGTGCACTACCGAACCGCTGTCGCTACCGGACCTGTCCGCGGCGCCCATGTGAAAGGACACTAG
- a CDS encoding ABC-F family ATP-binding cassette domain-containing protein has protein sequence MANLINLENVSKSFGLTTLLDSVSLGVQTGDRIGVVGLNGGGKTTLLEILTGIEPPDSGRVSHNTDLRMAVVTQRAELNPADSVADVVLSPLGLETFEWASNAKVREVLGGLGIVDLGLDTEVGSLSGGERRRVNLAAALVKDLDLIVLDEPTNHLDVEGVQWLADHLLSRKLAIVVVTHDRWFLDTIATQTWEVHDGTVDAYEGGYNDWTFARAERARQADAVEQRRQNLARKELAWLRRGAPARTSKPRYRIEAAEALIADVPEPRNKIELMAFAKQRQGKVVVELEDATIATPDGRTLVDNLTWRLAPGERIGLVGVNGSGKTTLLRTIVGDHALTAGKRIEGRTVRLGWLRQELDDLDPTMRVLDAVEDVASYITLGKKEISASQLAERLGFSAKRQRTPVGDLSGGERRRLQLTRVLMSEPNLLLLDEPTNDLDIDTLQELESLLDGWAGTLIVISHDRYLIERIADSTWALFGDGQLTNLPGGIDEYLKRREALAAQNQSGVVNLGGNNEAASAPVPEKKLSSQEQREITKQMNALERKMGKLDPKIAKINEEMAAAAQRVDTAELTRLDAELNELTAQREELEMEWMDLGERLES, from the coding sequence GTGGCCAACCTCATCAACCTAGAAAACGTCTCCAAGTCTTTCGGCCTGACAACGCTTCTCGACTCGGTGAGCTTAGGTGTTCAAACCGGCGACCGCATCGGCGTAGTAGGCCTCAATGGCGGCGGAAAAACCACACTGCTAGAAATCCTCACGGGGATTGAACCACCAGACTCAGGGCGCGTAAGCCACAACACCGACCTACGCATGGCCGTGGTGACCCAACGCGCAGAACTCAACCCAGCCGACAGCGTGGCCGACGTTGTCCTGTCTCCACTGGGGCTGGAAACTTTCGAATGGGCTTCCAATGCAAAAGTTCGCGAAGTACTCGGCGGCCTCGGGATTGTCGACCTCGGGCTCGATACCGAAGTGGGGTCACTGTCTGGTGGAGAACGTCGCCGCGTTAACCTCGCCGCAGCGTTAGTCAAAGACCTTGACCTCATCGTGCTCGACGAGCCCACCAATCACCTCGACGTTGAAGGTGTACAGTGGCTTGCCGACCACCTGCTTTCCCGCAAACTCGCCATCGTCGTTGTCACCCACGACCGCTGGTTCCTCGACACCATTGCCACCCAAACATGGGAAGTTCACGACGGAACTGTCGACGCCTACGAAGGCGGCTACAACGACTGGACCTTCGCACGCGCAGAACGCGCACGCCAAGCAGACGCCGTCGAACAGCGCCGCCAAAACCTCGCCCGCAAAGAACTAGCATGGCTGCGTCGAGGTGCACCTGCACGAACCTCAAAGCCGCGCTACCGGATTGAAGCCGCAGAAGCACTAATTGCGGATGTGCCAGAACCACGCAACAAAATCGAACTGATGGCCTTTGCTAAACAGCGCCAAGGAAAAGTCGTCGTCGAGCTAGAAGACGCCACCATCGCCACCCCAGACGGACGCACATTGGTAGACAACCTCACGTGGCGCCTCGCGCCGGGTGAGCGCATCGGCCTAGTGGGAGTTAACGGCTCCGGAAAGACCACGTTGCTGCGTACGATCGTAGGCGACCATGCGCTTACTGCGGGCAAGCGAATCGAAGGCCGAACTGTGCGCTTGGGATGGCTGCGTCAAGAGCTTGACGACCTCGACCCCACCATGCGTGTTCTCGATGCGGTAGAAGATGTCGCTTCCTACATCACACTAGGAAAGAAAGAAATTTCTGCTTCACAGCTCGCCGAACGCCTCGGTTTTTCGGCAAAACGCCAACGCACTCCCGTGGGGGATCTCTCCGGTGGTGAGCGTCGTCGCCTCCAGCTCACGAGGGTTCTTATGAGCGAGCCGAACCTTTTGCTTCTCGACGAACCCACGAACGACCTTGACATCGACACCCTTCAGGAGCTCGAGTCGCTTCTCGACGGATGGGCCGGAACACTCATCGTGATCTCCCACGATCGCTACTTGATCGAAAGAATCGCAGATTCTACGTGGGCGCTTTTCGGCGATGGGCAACTAACAAACCTGCCAGGCGGAATCGACGAGTACCTCAAACGTCGTGAAGCACTGGCTGCCCAGAACCAATCTGGAGTAGTCAACCTTGGCGGCAACAATGAGGCAGCAAGCGCACCAGTGCCGGAGAAAAAGCTGAGCTCGCAGGAACAACGCGAGATTACCAAACAGATGAACGCCCTAGAACGCAAGATGGGCAAACTCGATCCCAAGATTGCCAAAATCAACGAGGAAATGGCGGCGGCTGCGCAACGCGTCGACACCGCTGAGCTCACACGACTCGATGCCGAGCTCAACGAGCTGACCGCACAACGCGAAGAGCTCGAAATGGAATGGATGGACCTAGGCGAACGCCTCGAATCCTAG
- a CDS encoding putative quinol monooxygenase, with amino-acid sequence MILINVKYQVRPEYVDTFLDEVKWFTDACRAEEGNLFFDWFKNPEKDNEFILVEGFKDGSDVAHVQSEAFQRACEEIPRYLLETPKIINVSIPGKSEWDTMAEFVVE; translated from the coding sequence ATGATTTTGATCAACGTGAAATACCAAGTGCGCCCCGAATACGTCGATACCTTTCTTGATGAGGTGAAGTGGTTTACCGACGCTTGCCGCGCCGAAGAAGGCAACCTCTTTTTCGACTGGTTTAAAAACCCTGAAAAAGACAACGAATTTATCCTGGTTGAAGGCTTCAAAGACGGCAGCGATGTAGCACACGTACAGTCCGAGGCGTTCCAGCGTGCCTGCGAAGAAATTCCTCGCTACCTCCTAGAAACACCAAAGATTATTAACGTCTCCATCCCCGGCAAGTCCGAATGGGACACCATGGCTGAATTTGTTGTTGAGTAA
- a CDS encoding RNA polymerase sigma factor yields the protein MARRNPHDPREHFRTCYVANYPKILAYVRRRSDTATSEDLTAEVFARAWRHWETHTGDDLPWLYGIARNVLLEHYRARDHQTSIIQASAQQVTDRTPDLTEAVDTSLSIHAALQRLNESDREILLLHAWEGLDPAEIAQVLDISANNARVKLHRARTHLDQILSSSTTASVTTLSPRRG from the coding sequence GTGGCACGACGCAACCCTCACGACCCGCGCGAGCACTTCCGCACCTGTTACGTAGCCAACTATCCCAAGATCTTGGCGTACGTTCGTCGACGCAGCGACACCGCAACCAGCGAAGACCTCACAGCGGAAGTATTCGCCCGTGCGTGGCGACATTGGGAAACACACACCGGCGACGACCTGCCATGGCTCTACGGCATCGCCCGCAACGTACTCCTCGAGCACTATCGCGCCCGCGACCATCAGACCAGCATCATCCAGGCCAGTGCTCAACAAGTAACCGATCGCACTCCCGACCTCACCGAAGCAGTCGACACCAGCTTAAGTATCCATGCGGCCTTGCAACGCCTAAATGAATCCGATCGAGAAATCCTCCTCCTACACGCATGGGAAGGCCTCGACCCCGCAGAAATCGCCCAAGTTCTTGACATCAGCGCGAACAACGCGCGCGTCAAATTACATCGTGCTCGCACACATCTCGATCAGATTTTGTCCTCATCCACCACCGCTTCAGTGACCACACTTTCCCCACGGAGGGGGTAA